The window ggcaaaaaacgagcccggctggcgggatttcgccgtaaaggcgatttcccgtcagaatgctgtcaagaaggtgaccgttttgacccgtaacgagtcactttcttgttatgacatcatgacctggctcggacggtatggggatgtgacggacatgcccaagaaaaacttggatgagcacgggatctggtccggggcctggacgttttccgtcaaactcaagcgttcagggagtacggttgcccacattccgtcagccgccttccttggacgtgataggatccaggtcttctaccaggggcagcctaaggtctgtcacaggtgtggcagccccacccactttagcgcagcctgtactgtacaggtctgcgctttgtgtggtggggtgggacatctggccgcatcctgtagacagatccggtgccacctgtgtggtgtccttgggcacccatttagctgttgtcctagcgccttcgcccgtgcagcggccgctccggctgaggagagctgtgaagttgcctcggccggggagggtatgggcagggatgggggtgcaacagggctcgtgaggaggaaaaagggccccgccaaactaaggcgggaggaaaatcgtagaaggagtagggagctggagagtgcccaggtgacgggggtagccccggcctctgctcctgaagctggccctgtaaccgctgaagccctggaggaggatgtgctggatggggagatcaggaggcttcacagagaggaaggcaatatggccgacccttccgattcctcccactatgaaagtgtggatgaggagagtggggagaggcctaaaaagaaagacaagggcaaaaggaaagggagaaagaagaggtcagagccctctgttccttgtacttcgggccaggttcaaaacggaagcctgactgccccccctctggttgacctgtcaaaccggtacctcgtcctcgataccatctcctccccctccttggctggggagggtgagggcgaggtgcctagggagaaagagcctctgggaggaactgggccctgtcctattgaggcaccttcctcagagggcagggctagaccggggccggacggagacggagataatatggatctatctgaatcgaaaaaaagatccaagagtggtcctgccctctcgtcttcttcgggggatgagggggcaaaaaagaagggaaaacaaaagtaaagggtgtggccgtctaatttaatcaccctgtatggcggcactcaccccattgacgctggcatctattaattgtgccagcataaagtcggatacggctagattcgcagcctttgattttctcggccgcgttgaagccgacattttctttttacaggagaccaggttgtcagatctagcctctctggtaaaagccagaagagagtggaggcgtggtccctcccactggtctcttgcggctgagccgtatagtggggtggcggtcctttttaccgctcctgttgaatgccgacgggttattgaattagaaatggggaggtgcctgatcttagatgtcttcatgaagggacaagagctccggctcattaacatctacgccccgcaaagtaagcggggccgtaaagatctctttatgaggattaagccctttctttttacgagtcggcaggtgatctttggaggggacttcaataatgtcacgaggtcccaagataggagaggctccaatagtccgctgacttgcgatagtgtggcgctgattagcatagctagagaagctcgcctagaggatgcccacatccggagcccctcgggccacgcgggtttcacttatcatcaaggtagtcgcaggtctaggatagataggttttatttaaaggaggaagccgtagcttccgcagtgtccgtggttgaggtggagttctccgaccactgtatgattttgttttccctgaatgtttcagagaccccccccccggatgggaaaaggttattggaagctgacttcgtccctcctggaggaagcggagataagacagtcctttgaggattttcttcagagtcaggtacctttactgggcctatgtagtagtaagtcagagtggtgggagatattcaagaagcgggttgcggggttcttccgccagctctcgagcctcaggtccctgaacaggtatcgcctgtatcagggtctgaggaggaaactcgagcttcttgtctcgactggaggtagccgggaggatatctccagagtgaaatccttgctgatgaggtgtcagtacgataggcacgcatctttggtttttgagagggatttcgggaagtaccgctcgcccgacccttacagaaactgtaagatgtcagtgagtagtaaagtcatttcaggactgattgatagtacaggatctctgaatcggtccagatcagggatcttggagatcgtcagatccttctactctcacctcttgggaaggaaggatctggatcgggatgtgatgtcgggtttcctggctgaaaccattcctgagccaggggtagacccctctcttggcgttttggcagaagagatcagggaagaggaagtgagactggcgatcgaggggcttgcccccaagaagtcgccaggtccggatggcttaacatctgagtggtacaggacctttaaggagtctttagctcccctcttgactgaggtattcaatgagtgtctctcctcgggcactctgccaaagtcaatgaggaggtcagccctgattcttctctcaaagggtaaagatcccagccgtattgagaattggagacccatagctcttctcaatacggacaggaagcttctggccaagatactgtttaatcggctggtgaagtttgcaccccggctcctttcggaggcccagcactgcactgttccaggccgaagcaccttaagtgctgtccttagtgtcagggaggcagtggagcggagtagtgcgggtttctggaaggggtacttgctgtccttggatcaggccaaagcatttgatcggttgaaccacgagtacctctggtccgtcctcctgagatatggcttaccgagtacttttgttaattggcttaagatcttgtatgcaggggcagagagtttcccactggtgaacgggtggtctggccactcttttggagtggggtctggagtccgtcagggttgtcctttgagcccgctgttatatgtgttcgtgatcgatcccttccttaggagggtgagttgcggaccattggcgggagtcgggatgagtttggcggagccgggggccatccagggggtagtggcgtacgccgacgatgtcactattttcgtctcctcgagagagggggttgatgtggtgatgtcgaaggtggaacgctactcggaggcatccgggtctaagatcaaacgggataagtgtgagagtctctggctgggagggggggatcccacgtttgatctcccggacacccttccagggccccaagaatcagcaaaagtcttaggcatcacatttggccaggatgattatcccaccaaaaactaggatggtaagctccaggttgccactcagaaggtggaccagtggaagggttggtctttgaccctcagggaaagggtacacctgatcaaatcgtacctgctccccttgtttatctatctgggcagcgtatgtatcttgccagaggcttactacactaggatctacagcctgttttttcaactgttatgggggaacaggatgaacctagtcaagagggaggttacgtaccgcacgaggagactagggggtttatctatggtaaaccctgtggtgttcttaacaaacacctttttaaaagctaacatctcaaacctctggtcagagagggcttctccgtgggtactctcctgcagggagtggtttcggcctttcttccaggaatgggagacaggagggcaagtgaaggacctccgtacgccccatggatatcttccggcttacgctaccccgactctgaaggcgatacgtcggtggggtctgggagtgtgggagatcaggacccagtcaaggcagttccttgacaaacgggttctgttgacccacttccagaagcctctggcactcagggactgcccaggtcgggatctgagggtggggttgtaccttttaaacatgaaaaggatcccccagaagttttgggacttggcctggcgctgctttcaggggaagctatatgtaagggacaacctgaagtgcaggaactctgatgaccggggatgtccccgagaagagtgcggggacacgctggaaagcatggaccacttcctgcttcattgtccctttaatataggggtttacaaccgggtgggcgcttccatcggctggagtcaacttgccggccttacctatccggagtgggcttatggggcattcaggacactgggtggccgagaccggggcactttattcttagttagtttagtggttaggtactacacgtggaatgcacggtgtttagtagtgttgctcgcgaatattcgcaattcgaatattattcgcgaatatcgcatattcgcgaattcgcgaatttcgcgaatatagcgctatatattcgtaattacgaatattcgttttttttttttttttttttttttttcttcacagtacacatcacagtgatcatccctctctgcttccagcttgtgtggtgtaaagaaggctgtaatactactgtgtgagactggcgtgcgaaaattcgcatatgcataaattcgcaaatgcgaaaattagcatatgctaattttcgcatatgcgaatttacgcgcgtgttaattttgtgTATGCCAATATTTACCTAtgtcaattttcgcatacgtgaatattcgcatatgcgaaaataaaacgagaatataatgaatatgcgaatattcgcgaatatatgacgaatattcgtccatatattcgcgaatattcgcgaattcgaatatggcctatgccgctcaacactagtgtttagtgtcgacccagcagaaaatcctctccgaggtggaggtctgtaggaatatcaccggtgacctcgggaagatcaggtctttggagtatggcagtcttggtaccagtagggcttctctcctgtggagagggttttcttttgatgtgccctaggtactagatcttttgggtagagtacctttattttggataggggaagtgtgatagggatagagatagggtgagagtagggttagctttaatggagggatagaattagggagaattgtagggggagttaggaaaagagttaaaaattattttggtgtatcaagtctgccatacttctttctggtggtgggctaatgcatgtgcacgctagcttttttgttttgttttaagctgatatggcatgaagggcttacaggcgaccaaacttgggcctaaagtgggttgtggttcagtgtctgttagttagtatgtataagtttgtgtataagttggttgggtggagtgctaggtggggagggtgtatttgtgggtggtggtgtgttttcgtgtttttgggggacctgacatgggtcagttaaggacagaactttgtaaactgtagaggaacggtatggactctgacccatgtgcaggaggggtggtgtgggtgagggcacagttctagtgtagggatttcctgtatttatttatttattattttttttttctttttgtaggtttctgtaaatagggtgcatatagttatgtttatatactatattttattaatttctattagtgattttgtatctatttggttttgtatctacatcgttttatattgtctcatattatagttatggcagtcggaccagttgttgtgttatgtgtttgtttatttatttatattttttatttttatatttttaatttatttattttccccttttgttttgtttcccgagtatggatggttttgagtcacagccgggtagtgctaattttatgtttatgtttaagccaagttgtgctgtttatttttatttatttatttctttatttttataattattattatttatttatttatttattataatttttttttttttttttttttatccccccccccccccgagtatggatggtttgagttacagccaggtagtgctaattttatgtttatgtttaagccaagttgtgctgtttttatgttcatttttggtatgtgtgtcagtgtgtttttgtttgtttgttttctttttgctttgcaaagctgggctggccggttaggcagggttttgtttttgatttatattatagctggttaagcttgttttttgttgtattggataagttttgtatttttataataaaaagagtgtcagcagagagcacatcctctgaacacagcagtttcagtgtgtgaagttgtcgggtgtgtctcctttgagctccagacttccacacagagagaagcagcgtttttcacctgccttcccaggggtgtggcaggcccctggggagagctttcctgcatggagccaagggagtctcgggcttctacctctcattcccggctggcgagaggggggaagatagcatctacagccggttccaaggtcggggtgaggcgttccagcagggcccgcagaaatgcgGAGCCCGCTCCCCCGTCCAAACCCGAAGGACGCAAGGCTACAGCCAAGAACagcggaccttctgctacccctgaaccccagcaatggggggtacggggtccaagggagtctctggagatgtatgggtcacggatccaatccaagatggcggagtatgaagagttgggaagaaaacttaggagcctgagggaagacctgaagttttcacgctaccaggctgacaatgcctctgcaggtaagaggcagaagtttacTGCTCAGGTGCGGGCTCTTAAGGCAAAggtggctgaggtggaggaggccagaaggaacattgctgaggatgcagggttctttaaggaaaaacttactaacaatgaaagatttaaaaacccgcatgcatgtgcagacagccatgaggacagcagtgaggaggaagatggagaggaggaaggtgatggagagtcaggtgaagctgtggagagtgagggggatgctgcccctggtgcatgtgacccccagcccccccaagatagctacccagAGCCCTATCAAGTGGCGTTACCTTCCAGTGATGGGGAGATGGAGGATAGCTGTGAAGAGGACGCAGCTAGTGGGGGTTTGCTGAGAGCTATTGTGCAGCAGGAGTCACCTACCCGCTTTGAGGATTTtgcctttggtgaagatcttggcaagaatgatgtagtgaagaaaaggaagaagcagaaagttcaggaaacggtatcttttgtttttcattcattcaagcagtctgggccagctgtgaagttggttcaggctgctgggccccccaaactgccagaccccgttcctgtcatggaccggggccagcaaggggggtacagcatggcgtctgaaaaggctgtaggcgcaatagatgtgaagcccacccatcctgccggtagggaggggcaggatgggctcatggtgggaagtggcgaggcaagctatgccgccgcgtgctcggggggcggttccccgagtgctgtgggcattaccggcgctgcggggcactcccctgtgaggggggggagtgtccaggcgccgttggcagagaatggtgggtccaggtgctcggggggcggtcctccgagtactatatgttctgtgggcgctgcggggcactcctctgtgagggaggggagtgtccgggtgtcagagtctgctgcagagcccgtgcggacgggcacagctggcacggtggggattccctgcgtgtcagagagtgtgggcggagctggggtgcgcccgggggggcagctccagactccagaagggacatcgcccatggaggaggagcccttggcgtcaaccccagcaacagctaagacagcaaagaacattattaaaccagctatactacaagtcccagccagcccagaatctgttaggcaggtaatgagtggaggatgtgagaatgctgagtgtagtagtgttgtggatgagaggagtgcatgtgggagtgtaagtggagtgaatgatggtgggactagtagtggtaagagtggaaagtcgggtatgaatgggaataaagatgggagtagtggtgtgagtggctgtactgaCGGTTCTGGGTCTGatctggctgcccccccggtagtgactgcttctaggagctatgccaatgtcactgccgggggttcaggggggtccccatctctgtccggctctggagaacacttgcaacagcgcctcctggaggctttacgcaggggcgacaggtcgatccaggtagagggaaggggtgaggtcgacctgtctttctggatagagaggcacggtttgggggctttccgagagcggaatggggaggtggtctggtccctcccgacaaccgggcaggacagtaaccgtaggaatgtggtccgtctgatttggaggggcgaggatgcgtgcccacctcgctctaaagtggttgagctcctccttcagatggaattcagggcaagtgacatctttgccctcattcacccctacggttcatccgagtttgatgtcagtttcgtac is drawn from Hyla sarda isolate aHylSar1 chromosome 4, aHylSar1.hap1, whole genome shotgun sequence and contains these coding sequences:
- the LOC130368176 gene encoding collagen alpha-2(I) chain-like, which gives rise to MEDSCEEDAASGGLLRAIVQQESPTRFEDFAFGEDLGKNDVVKKRKKQKVQETVSFVFHSFKQSGPAVKLVQAAGPPKLPDPVPVMDRGQQGGYSMASEKAVGAIDVKPTHPAGREGQDGLMVGSGEASYAAACSGGGSPSAVGITGAAGHSPVRGGSVQAPLAENGGSRCSGGGPPSTICSVGAAGHSSVREGSVRVSESAAEPVRTGTAGTVGIPCVSESVGGAGVRPGGQLQTPEGTSPMEEEPLASTPATAKTAKNIIKPAILQVPASPESVRQRPPGWEKVIGS